TCTGGCAAAAAACGCAAAGAGAATTTACACAAATATGCAGATCAGGCAAGAATGAGCTATCGGTTGGGTAAAATTAAAAGAGATGTCCCTATTGATATTAATTTTGATAAATGTCGCCTGGATCTTTATGATGATCAGGAAGCTGCAGAACAATTTGAAAAACTTGGCTTTACATCGCTTCTTGATCGTTTTGATTTTAAAGAAGAAGCTAACTTTGAAGATCTTGAAATAGAAGAATTAAAAGAAAGTGACTTAAAAGATTTTAAAGAAAAAATTATAAAAGCTGGTAAAATAGCTGTAGCCTTAAAATTAGAAAAAGGAAATAAAGCAATTTCAGGTAAAATTGAAGAATTTATATTTTCGATAGAAAATGAAGACAAAATATATTTATATTATCCAGAAGATAAGATTAATTTAGAGATTAAAGAAATTTTAGAATCAGAAAGAATAGAAAAAATAATGCTGAATGCTAAAGAAGTTTCACTTTCTTTATTGAATCATCAGATTGAAATTTTAAATATAAGTTTTGAGCCGCTGTTAGCATATTATTTGCTTCAGCCTTCATCTTCACTTCCAGAAGTAGAAGAGGTTTTTAGTCATAAGTTGACTATTTCTTTTGATCAGCTTGAGACAGAAAAGAAGGAAGCAGTAAAAATTTCTAAGCTCTTCGAATTGAAAGAAAAGCTGCTGCCTGAACTTGAAAAAAATAATTTATTAAAATTATATCAGGAAATTGAGCTGCCTTTAATTAAAGTTTTAGCCAGAATGGAATATAATGGGGTAAAAGTTGATAAAAAATGGCTTAATTCTTTGTCTGAGCGACTTGGTAAAAGATTAGATATTATAGTTGATAAAGCTCACGAACTTGCAGGAGAAGAATTCAATTTAAACTCCCCCAAGCAGCTCGGAGAGATTTTATTTGAAAAATTGGGACTGCCGGTGATTAAAAGAACTAAAACAGGTTATTCTACTAATGCCAGTGTTTTAGAAAAATTAGAAGGCAAACATGAAATTATTCCTTTAATTTCAGAATATAGAGAGCTTGCCAAGTTAAAATCAACCTATATTGACTCTTTACCACCATTAATCAATGAAGAAACTGGTAAAATTCATACTTCTTTTAACCAAATGGTAACTGCTACCGGAAGATTGAGCAGCACTGACCCTAATCTGCAGAATATACCGATTAGAACAGAAGAGGGACGTGAAATTCGTAAAGCTTTTATCCCTTCTAGGGAAGAGATGATTTTACTTGCTGTTGATTATTCCCAAATTGAGCTGAGAGTTTTTGCTCACCTTAGTGGTGATGAAAAATTAAAAGAGGCATTTAATAGTGGAGCTGATATTCACACAGAAACCGCGGCAGAGGTTTTTGAGGTTGCGCCAGAAGAAGTATCACCAAACTTGCGACGTCATGCTAAGGTGATTAATTTTGGTATTGCTTATGGGATGAGTGCTTATGGTTTGAGTCAGGATTTAGATATTCCAGTTGAAGAAGCTCAAGAATATATTGATAAATATTTTGAACGTTTCTCAGGAGTAAAAGAATATATGGACCAGACTATTACCAAAGTTAAAGAATGTGGATACGCAGAAACTATGTTTGGCCGTCGCCGTTATATACCAGAAATTAACAGCAGTAATTATCATCGTCGATCTTTTGCAGAAAGAACAGCTGTTAATACACCAATTCAGGGAACTGCTGCAGATATAATGAAAAAATCAATGCTAGATGTCTATGATGCTTTAAAAGAAGCGGATTTTGATTTGAATATTTTACTGCAGGTTCATGATGAACTAGTATTTGAAGTTAATAAAAATCAGCTGGATCAAGCAGCAAAACTAATTAAAGAAAAAATGGAAAATACTACAAAATTAGATGTACCACTCTTAGTTGACCTACAGATTGGAGAAAATTGGCGAGATAAAGAAGATTATGAGGTGAATTATAATGCCTGAGCTGCCAGAGGTGGAAACTGTAATTAAAGGTTTGCGGCCTTTAGTTACAGATAAAGTAGTTACAGGAGTTGAGATTAGAGAAAAAAATATGATTGCATATCCTAAAAATGATATTGAAACTTTTAAAAATTCTTTAATTGGCTCTAAAATAGAAGCGATTAATCGACGTGGAAAATATATAATTATTGAATTAGACACAGATAAAAATATGGTTATTCATCTTAGAATGACTGGAAAACTTTTGGTAAAAGAAGTTAAAGAATTTAGAGATAAACATACCCATGTTATTTTTAGTCTTAATGATGGGCAGGAAATAAGATTTAATAATATCCGTAAATTTGGCCGGGTTTATTTAATTGATAAAAAACATCCTGAACAAGCTGGCGGTCTTGCTGAACTAGGTCCTGAGCCATTGAGCGATAACTTAACTGTAGAAGACTTTAAAAAACTTTTTGATAATAGAAGAGCTTTAATGAAATCTTTACTGTTAAATCAACATTTTATTGCTGGTATTGGTAATATTTATGCAGACGAAATACTTTTTAGGGCCGGTGTCAAACCAGATAGGACGGCCGATACTTTAAGTGAAGCAGAAAAAGAAGAGATTTATCATCAGATGCGGGAAATTCTCAAAAAAGGAATTATTTATGGAGGCACAAGCTTTAGCGATTATGTCAATGCTTTTGGAGAAAAGGGTTCATTTCAGGAAGAACTTAGAGTTCATCAGCGTCAGGGAGAAAAATGTTACACTTGTGGAAAAGAAATTGAAAAAATAAAAGTTAGTGGTCGCTCAACTTACTTTTGTCCTCAATGCCAAAAATAAAGTAAGAAAGTGGGGGGTAATATGATCATTGGTTTGACAGGAGGAATAGCAACTGGGAAATCGACAGCTGCAGAATACTTAAAGAAAAAAGGCGCAAAAATTATTGATGCAGACCAAATTTCTCATAAAATTACTCAAAAAGGCGAAAAAGGTTGGAAACGGGTAATTGATGAATTTGGAAAAGATATTTTAAAAGAAGATGGAGAATTTGATAGAGAAAAGTTGGGAGAAATAGTTTTTTCTGATGCAGCAAAAAGAAAAAAGCTAGAAACTCTTCTTCATCCATTAATTATTTATGAAATGAAAGAGGAAGCTCATAAGTATTTAGAAAACAATCAAGTTGTAGTCTTTATGGCACCACTTTTATATGAAACTGGATTAAATCGATTTTGTGATCAGGTTTGGGTTATCTCTGCTTCTAAAAAAACCCAGATTAAAAGATTAAAGAAAAGAAATAATCTTGACCAAGAAGCTGCATTAAAAAGAATTAATTCTCAATTATCAATTGAAGAGAAAAAAAAGAAAGCAGATGTAGTAATAGAAAACAATTCCACAATAGAGGAATTAAAAGAGAAGTTAGAGATAAAATGGAATAAAGTGTTGAAAGGAGAAGATGATACATTGATTAGAATTGCTTTAATAGCTCATGATGAAAAAAAAGAAGATATGATAAACTTTGCAAAAAAGCATCGGGAAGCACTTGCAAATATGCGGTTGATAGCAACTGGTACAACAGGGCAAAGATTAATTGATGAAACCGGTCTTGATGTTGAAAGAATGGCCTCTGGACCAATTGGTGGGGATCAAATGATTGGAGCTGAAATTGCTAAAAATCGCTTAGACGGAGTCATTTTTTTAAGAGATCCTTTAACTGCTCAACCACACGAACCAGATGTAAGTGCTCTACTAAGATTATGTGATGTGCATGAGATTCCTCTAGCAACAAATTTGGCAACTGCCGAAATGATTATCCACTCCTTAGCAGCAAAAAATAGAGCTTGATTGAGGAGGATAAATAAATTTGGCTAAAGAATATCTAACTAAAATTGTTATCTTCATTATTTTATCGATTTTG
Above is a window of Halanaerobium saccharolyticum subsp. saccharolyticum DSM 6643 DNA encoding:
- the mutM gene encoding DNA-formamidopyrimidine glycosylase, with amino-acid sequence MPELPEVETVIKGLRPLVTDKVVTGVEIREKNMIAYPKNDIETFKNSLIGSKIEAINRRGKYIIIELDTDKNMVIHLRMTGKLLVKEVKEFRDKHTHVIFSLNDGQEIRFNNIRKFGRVYLIDKKHPEQAGGLAELGPEPLSDNLTVEDFKKLFDNRRALMKSLLLNQHFIAGIGNIYADEILFRAGVKPDRTADTLSEAEKEEIYHQMREILKKGIIYGGTSFSDYVNAFGEKGSFQEELRVHQRQGEKCYTCGKEIEKIKVSGRSTYFCPQCQK
- the polA gene encoding DNA polymerase I; the protein is MSNKENKEKKTLFLLDGHSLTHRAFYALPLLTNDDGEYTNAVFGFIRMLFSLNDEWNPDRMIITFDKKAPTFRHEEYEDYKGNRKKMPEELVPQIPLLQQTIEKLKIPMMAKEGYEADDLLGTLSKEAEEDGYKVYIVTGDRDALQLVSENVNVLYTRKGISDLVKFDLDKVMEKYELTPEKLIDRKGLMGDSSDNIPGVPGIGKKTALKLLKEFGTMEEILANIDKVSGKKRKENLHKYADQARMSYRLGKIKRDVPIDINFDKCRLDLYDDQEAAEQFEKLGFTSLLDRFDFKEEANFEDLEIEELKESDLKDFKEKIIKAGKIAVALKLEKGNKAISGKIEEFIFSIENEDKIYLYYPEDKINLEIKEILESERIEKIMLNAKEVSLSLLNHQIEILNISFEPLLAYYLLQPSSSLPEVEEVFSHKLTISFDQLETEKKEAVKISKLFELKEKLLPELEKNNLLKLYQEIELPLIKVLARMEYNGVKVDKKWLNSLSERLGKRLDIIVDKAHELAGEEFNLNSPKQLGEILFEKLGLPVIKRTKTGYSTNASVLEKLEGKHEIIPLISEYRELAKLKSTYIDSLPPLINEETGKIHTSFNQMVTATGRLSSTDPNLQNIPIRTEEGREIRKAFIPSREEMILLAVDYSQIELRVFAHLSGDEKLKEAFNSGADIHTETAAEVFEVAPEEVSPNLRRHAKVINFGIAYGMSAYGLSQDLDIPVEEAQEYIDKYFERFSGVKEYMDQTITKVKECGYAETMFGRRRYIPEINSSNYHRRSFAERTAVNTPIQGTAADIMKKSMLDVYDALKEADFDLNILLQVHDELVFEVNKNQLDQAAKLIKEKMENTTKLDVPLLVDLQIGENWRDKEDYEVNYNA
- the mgsA gene encoding methylglyoxal synthase; the encoded protein is MRIALIAHDEKKEDMINFAKKHREALANMRLIATGTTGQRLIDETGLDVERMASGPIGGDQMIGAEIAKNRLDGVIFLRDPLTAQPHEPDVSALLRLCDVHEIPLATNLATAEMIIHSLAAKNRA